One Ranitomeya variabilis isolate aRanVar5 chromosome 5, aRanVar5.hap1, whole genome shotgun sequence DNA window includes the following coding sequences:
- the LOC143775134 gene encoding histone H2B 1.1-like codes for MIVYERAEKPFSILRTEQEPVVKIVARLILYRRLILYRRLILSQRLRLVREIAQDFKTDLRFQSSAVMALQEASEAYLVGLFEDTNLCAIHAKRVTIMPKDIQLARRIQLFAFITADPKAAPAPKKGSKKAVTKTQKKDGKKRRKSRKESYAIYVYKVLKQVHPDTGISSKAMGIMNSFVNDIFERIAGEASRLAHYNKRSTITSREIQTAVRLLLPGELAKHAVSEGTKAVTKYTSAK; via the exons ATGATTGTGTATGAGAGAGCTGAGAAGCCGTTCAGCATCCTGAGAACAGAACAGGAGCCAGTGGTAAAGATTGTAGCAAGGCTGATCCTGTACAGGAGGCTGATCCTCTACAGGAGGCTGATCTTATCACAAAGACTG CGCCTGGTGAGAGAGATCGCCCAGGACTTCAAGACCGATCTGCGCTTCCAGAGCTCGGCCGTCATGGCCCTGCAGGAGGCCAGCGAGGCTTATCTGGTGGGGCTGTTCGAGGACACCAACCTGTGCGCCATCCACGCTAAGAGGGTCACCATCATGCCCAAAGACATCCAGCTGGCCCGCCGGATCC AACTGTTTGCGTTCATTACGGCTGATCCCAAGGCTGCTCCAGCCCCCAAGAAGGGCTCCAAGAAAGCCGTGACCAAGACCCAGAAGAAGGACGGCAAgaagcggaggaagagcaggaagGAGAGCTACGCCATCTACGTGTACAAGGTGCTGAAGCAGGTCCACCCCGACACCGGCATCTCCTCCAAGGCCATGGGCATCATGAACTCCTTCGTCAACGACATCTTTGAGCGCATCGCAGGGGAAGCCTCCCGCCTGGCTCACTACAACAAGCGCTCCACCATCACCTCCCGGGAGATCCAGACCGCCGTGCGCCTGCTGCTGCCCGGAGAGCTGGCCAAGCACGCCGTGTCAGAGGGCACCAAGGCCGTCACCAAGTACACCAGCGCCAAGTGA
- the LOC143775132 gene encoding histone H3: MARTKQTARKSTGGKAPRKQLATKAARKSAPATGGVKKPHRYRPGTVALREIRRYQKSTELLIRKLPFQRLVREIAQDFKTDLRFQSSAVMALQEASEAYLVGLFEDTNLCAIHAKRVTIMPKDIQLARRIRGERA; the protein is encoded by the coding sequence ATGGCCAGAACTAAGCAGACCGCccgtaaatccaccggagggaaagcTCCCCGCAAGCAGCTGGCCACTAAGGCCGCCAGAAAGAGCGCTCCCGCCACTGGTGGAGTGAAGAAGCCGCACAGATACCGGCCAGGAACAGTCGCTCTCCGTGAGATCCGCCGTTACCAGAAGTCCACCGAGCTGCTGATCCGTAAGCTTCCCTTCCAGCGCCTGGTGAGAGAGATCGCCCAGGACTTCAAGACCGACCTGCGCTTCCAGAGCTCGGCCGTCATGGCCCTTCAGGAGGCCAGCGAGGCTTATCTGGTGGGGCTGTTCGAGGACACAAATCTGTGCGCGATCCACGCTAAGAGGGTCACCATCATGCCCAAAGACATCCAGCTGGCCCGCCGGATCCGTGGGGAGAGAGCTTAG
- the LOC143773937 gene encoding histone H4, producing the protein MSGRGKGGKGLGKGGAKRHRKVLRDNIQGITKPAIRRLARRGGVKRISGLIYEETRGVLKVFLENVIRDAVTYTEHAKRKTVTAMDVVYALKRQGRTLYGFGG; encoded by the coding sequence ATGTCTGGTCGCGGTAAAGGAGGGAAAGGTCTCGGGAAGGGCGGCgccaagcggcacaggaaggtgctccgtgataacatccagggcatcaccaagcctgccatccgccgtctcgcccgcagaggaggcgtcaagcgcatctccGGCCTCATCTATGAAGAGACTCGCGGAGTCCTGAAAGTCTTTCTGGAGAACGTGATccgtgacgccgtcacctacaccgagcacgccaagaggaagaccgtcaccgctatggacgtggtgtacgcgctcaagcgccagggccgcactctctacggcttcggaggttaa
- the LOC143773949 gene encoding histone H1.01-like produces the protein MMAETAPAAAPLPADPAAKSKKQPKKSAAKKSNKPSGPSVSELIVKAVSASKERSGVSLAALKKALSAGGYDVEKNNSRLKLAVKSLVTKGALLQVKGSGASGSFKLNKKQETKDKVAKKKSAAAAKPKKPAAAKKAAKSPKKPKKAPTAAKKSPKKAKKPAAAKKAAKSPKKPKTAPKPKKVTKSPAKKAAKPKAAKSPAKKAAKAKKPAAKK, from the coding sequence ATGATGGCAGAGACCGCGCCAGCCGCCGCTCCTCTTCCCGCAGATCCGGCcgccaaatccaagaagcagccgaagAAATCCGCCGCCAAGAAAAGCAATAAACCCTCTGGCCCCAGCGTCTCCGAGCTGATCGTCAAAGCCGTGTCCGCCTCTAAGGAGCGCAGCGGGGTGTCTCTGGCCGCCCTGAAGAAAGCTCTGTCTGCCGGAGGGTACGATGTAGAGAAGAACAACAGCCGCCTGAAGCTGGCCGTCAAGTCTCTGGTCACCAAGGGCGCCCTCCTCCAGGTGAAGGGCAGCGGCGCCTCCGGGTCCTTCAAGCTGAACAAAAAGCAGGAGACTAAGGACAAAGTGGCCAAGAAGAAGTCAGCAGCTGCGGCCAAGCCCAAGAAACCAGCTGCTGCCAAGAAAGCCGCCAAATCCCCGAAGAAGCCCAAGAAGGCTCCGACCGCGGCCAAGAAGAGTCCGAAAAAGGCCAAGAAGCCCGCAGCTGCCAAGAAAGCGgccaagagccccaagaagccgaaaACCGCTCCCAAGCCCAAGAAGGTGACGAAGAGTCCGGCTAAAAAGGCGGCCAAACCCAAAGCTGCCaagagtccggctaagaaggcTGCGAAAGCCAAGAAGCCGGCGGCTAAGAAATAA
- the LOC143775133 gene encoding histone H1.4-like, translating into MMAETAPAAAPPPAELAAKSKKQPKKSAAKKSNKPSGPSVSELIVTAVSASKERSGVSLAALKKALSAGGYDVEKNNSRLKLAVKSLVTKGALLQVKGSGASGSFKLNKKQETKDKVAKKKSAAAAKPKKPAAAKKAAKSPKKPKKAPTAAKKSPKKAKKPAAGKKAAKSPKKPKTAPKPKKVTKSPAKEAAKAKKPAAKK; encoded by the coding sequence ATGATGGCAGAGACCGcgccagccgccgctccccctcccgcaGAGCTGGCcgccaaatccaagaagcagccgaagAAATCCGCCGCCAAGAAAAGCAATAAACCCTCTGGCCCCAGCGTCTCCGAGCTGATCGTCACAGCCGTGTCCGCCTCTAAGGAGCGCAGCGGGGTGTCTCTGGCCGCCCTGAAGAAAGCTCTGTCTGCCGGAGGGTACGATGTGGAGAAGAACAACAGCCGCCTGAAGCTGGCCGTCAAGTCTCTGGTCACCAAGGGCGCCCTCCTCCAGGTGAAGGGCAGCGGCGCCTCCGGGTCCTTCAAGCTGAACAAAAAGCAGGAGACTAAGGACAAAGTGGCCAAGAAGAAGTCAGCAGCTGCGGCCAAGCCCAAGAAACCAGCTGCTGCCAAGAAAGCCGCCAAATCCCCGAAGAAGCCCAAGAAGGCTCCAACCGCGGCCAAGAAGAGTCCGAAAAAAGCCAAGAAGCCCGCAGCTGGCAAGAAAGCGgccaagagccccaagaagccgaaaACCGCTCCCAAGCCCAAGAAGGTGACGAAGAGTCCGGCTAAGGAGGCTGCGAAAGCCAAGAAGCCCGCGGCTAAGAAATAA